TATAGATTTTTCTAAAGAAACTATTTCATTTGTTTTATTAGATTTTGTTGAGTTTATCCAAAGGTTTGTTTCACCCTCAAAAATCAAAGTAGGTTTTTGAAATAAGGCATTTGTTTTATTATCTAAAAAGGCGTAGTCACTTTGAGTTTGGATTTTGTTATCTTTAATAATCAAAACATCATCAAAAAACTCAAATGTTTCATTTTTTTTATTATAAATAACTTTTTGCGCACTAGCATAATAATTTGATGAAAAAATAACAACATCACCATACGCAGTAATTAAATTATTTTGACTATCAACTTTATTAGCAACCATTTGAAACTTATCATCATTTACTTCTTTTGCATTACTTGAAGTACATAATGCAACTAAACATATAAAAACTAATTTTTTAAACATCAATTATTAGTGTCCTACCAATTTTATCATGAAATGTTTGTCTACCTTCACTAAAAAAACCTAACAAAAATCCTATGTAAAAGAACATTTCACTTAATATTCGCCCTGCTGATCTAAACATAGAATTAAGCAAAGATACTCTTCCTAAATGATTATAGTCTATTACTTTAATCTTAACTATAATCTTCCCAACAGTTGCACCATAATACCAAACAAAAAAAGAGTGGTAAATAAACTTTACAAATAAAACTGGCCAAAGAAATTGATTCATAATTGCTAAAACAACAGCAGGATCATTAGTAGTTGTTACAATAGTATCCCAAAATACGATAACAATAAGAAAAGTAATTAGTAAATCATCAATAACAAAAGCTAATGCTCTAGATCTTAAAGAAGCTAATTCTAAATTTGAATTATTTAATTCACTCATTTGAACCTACTTCAAAGCTTGATATGCAATATCAGTTCTACATTTCTTACCGGCAAAATGAACTTGTCCACATAATAAATAAGCTCTATCTCTTGCTTGTTTAATTGTTTTTCCAAAGCCTACACAAACTAAAACTCTTCCACCCGTTGCCATTAGCTTGTCATCTTGTTTTGCCACACCTGCAAATGAGATATGAGTATTATTAAGTATATCTTCATCTACTATATTATCAATAATTATTTCTGCTGGTGCACTACTTGAGTATGGATAATTTCCACTTGCCATAACAACACCAACACTAAATTCGTCTTTAATTTTTATATCTAATGAATTTAAATCTTTAGTTGCACCTTTATAAAAAAGTTCAGAAACAGGTGTTTCAAGTAAAGGCATTAATATTTCGCACTCAGGATCGCCAAATCTAACATTATATTCTAAAATAATTGGTTCACCTTTTACTACCATCACACCAATAAAAAGAACACCTTCAAAAGGTGCTCCTTCATTTTTCATACCATCAAGTGTAGGCTTTACTACTCTTTCTTCAACTTTTTTATAGATATCTTCATTAACAAGTGGTGTTGGAGCATAAGCACCCATTCCACCTGTGTTAGGGCCAGTATCACCATCGCCTATTCTTTTATGATCTTGAGCTGCTGGTAATATTTTATAATTTTCACCATCACAAATTGCAAAAATAGATAGTTCATATCCATCTAAAAACTCTTCAATAACAACATTTGTACCTGCATCGCCAAAAGAGTCTCCACTTAGCATGTCAGAGGCTGCTTTTTTTGCTTCATCTTTTGATTGAGCAATAATTACACCTTTACCTGCACATAAACCATCTGCTTTTACAACTATTGGTTCATTCATAGTATCAATAAAATCATGAGCTTCATTTTCGTTATTTGTTTCTAGAAAAGCAGCTGTTGGAATATTATATTTTTTTAGTATATTTTTCATATAAACTTTTGAACCCTCAAGCATAGCTGCAGCTTTACTTGGCCCAAAAATAGTTAAATTTTCTTTTTTAAATATATCAACTACACCATCAACCAATGGAGCCTCGGGACCTACAATTGTTAAATCAATGTTATTTTCTTTCGCCCAAAAAGCCAACTCATTATAATCTTTTATATTAATATTCTTACCTAAATCTTCAGTAGCACCATTTCCTGGCATAAAAAATAAGTTATGTTTTTCTTCTTTGTAGATACTAAGACCTATGGAATACTCTCTTCCACCACTCCCAAGAATTAATATATTCACTAGATTTCCTTAAAATTTGTAGTTTAAATATCCAAGTAGCCGTTAACCATCAAATGGCCCACAAAAGCCAACGATAGGAGTAAGAACACTATTTTAGGAATGCAAACAAAAGAAGCATTACACACCATAGTATTACAACTACTCACACAAATAAAGTATCGGACCCTCAACAATGGAAATCCCGTACTACTTAGATGAATTTATTTTAGCTAAATGTGGTTGAAGTAAAGATTAAAACTAAAGTTTCTGAGCAAGTTTTACACACTCTTCAACACTCGTAGATGAGCTTACAAAAAAATCAACTTCATTTGGTAAAAACTTAGCTGTAGTATTTCCAATTACGATAGCAGTAAAGCTATCATGCCAATTGAATTTTTTAAAAAAACACTCTACACTTGATGGTGATGTGAAAATAAAAATAGAGTTTAATTCAAAATCTCTTTTTTTTAGTTCATCATTACAAATAGTTTCATATATAATCTCATCATCAATATTTATCTTATTTTCTTTTAAAATCGAAATAAGATTAGATACAGTTTTTGAAGCTCTTAAATATAAAGTTTTTTTATTTTCTAAATGATTAATTAACTCTTTTGCATAATCATTTCCATGGCCACTTTTACCTATATACTCAACTTTTCCATTTAAGCTTTCAATAATCTTTGCTGTTTTGGGTGCAATTGCATAACAAGGAATCTTTTTCCAATCACTTGAAAAAGAATCTATTGAGTAAACAGCATTTTTTGAAGTAAAAATAATTGCATCATATTTGCTAAAATCAATATCTTTTTTTATATATCTTATTTTAAAAACCTCTAAATTTTCAATATTATTAAAAGAAAGATTATTTAGCAAATATATTTTTTTCATTGTTTATTAACCTTGAAAATAAGTATCATTTGAATTATCTTCTTCTCTTTCACCTTTTTTTCTTACAATTATATGTATTGGCGTACCCTCAAAATTGATATTATCTCTTAAATAATTAATTAAATATCTTTTATATGAGAAGTGTAATAAGTTAGGTTTATTCATAATAAGTGCAATTCTAGGTGGATTTGATTCAAATTGTGTTGCATAATATATTCTTAAATAGTTTCCATTAGGACTAGGTAAAGCATGTCTTATTAGTGCTTCTTCTACTATTTTATTTAACATAGAAGTAGGTATTCTTTGCGAATAATTGTTGAAAATATCAATAATTTTATCTTTTAGTCTTTCAATACTTCTTCCAGTTTTTGCAGAAACTGCAATAATTGGAGCATATAATAAAAATTTAAATTTTCTTCTTATTTTAGTTTCCAATTCTTTAAAAGTCTCTATATTCTCATCCCATTTATTTAAAACAATTATTGTTCCAAGACCATATTGATCAACTAATCCTGCAATTTTTTCATCTAAATCATATAACTCTTCTGAGGCATCAAGTACAACTAATGCTAAATTTGCTTTTTGTAACATATCTTTTGTTCTCATTAGTGCAAACTTTTCAATTCCTTCTATTTTACCTCTTCTTCTAAGACCAGCAGTATCAACAAATGTAATTTTTTTATCTTTGTATTCAAAAGACTCATCAACTGGATCAACAGTAGTCCCAGATATAGGAGAAACAACAGAACGTTCTTCTCCAATTAAAGCATTTAAAATAGAACTTTTACCAACATTTGTTCTTCCAATGATAGCTACATTTATATCATTACTTTCAACTTTTTTATTTATATCATCTTCTGGATTTATAAAATCTTCAATTCCCGTATCTAACTCTTTAAAGTCTATAATATCACTATTGTTAGATTCTTCTTCTATTTCAGGTAATTCTT
The window above is part of the Malaciobacter marinus genome. Proteins encoded here:
- a CDS encoding RDD family protein, translated to MSELNNSNLELASLRSRALAFVIDDLLITFLIVIVFWDTIVTTTNDPAVVLAIMNQFLWPVLFVKFIYHSFFVWYYGATVGKIIVKIKVIDYNHLGRVSLLNSMFRSAGRILSEMFFYIGFLLGFFSEGRQTFHDKIGRTLIIDV
- the purD gene encoding phosphoribosylamine--glycine ligase encodes the protein MNILILGSGGREYSIGLSIYKEEKHNLFFMPGNGATEDLGKNINIKDYNELAFWAKENNIDLTIVGPEAPLVDGVVDIFKKENLTIFGPSKAAAMLEGSKVYMKNILKKYNIPTAAFLETNNENEAHDFIDTMNEPIVVKADGLCAGKGVIIAQSKDEAKKAASDMLSGDSFGDAGTNVVIEEFLDGYELSIFAICDGENYKILPAAQDHKRIGDGDTGPNTGGMGAYAPTPLVNEDIYKKVEERVVKPTLDGMKNEGAPFEGVLFIGVMVVKGEPIILEYNVRFGDPECEILMPLLETPVSELFYKGATKDLNSLDIKIKDEFSVGVVMASGNYPYSSSAPAEIIIDNIVDEDILNNTHISFAGVAKQDDKLMATGGRVLVCVGFGKTIKQARDRAYLLCGQVHFAGKKCRTDIAYQALK
- a CDS encoding uroporphyrinogen-III synthase, which encodes MKKIYLLNNLSFNNIENLEVFKIRYIKKDIDFSKYDAIIFTSKNAVYSIDSFSSDWKKIPCYAIAPKTAKIIESLNGKVEYIGKSGHGNDYAKELINHLENKKTLYLRASKTVSNLISILKENKINIDDEIIYETICNDELKKRDFELNSIFIFTSPSSVECFFKKFNWHDSFTAIVIGNTTAKFLPNEVDFFVSSSTSVEECVKLAQKL
- the der gene encoding ribosome biogenesis GTPase Der encodes the protein MEKQLKKIALIGQPNVGKSSLFNRIAKKRIAIVSDLAGTTRDIRKHEIEILGKEALMLDTGGIDETDDAIFSNVKRKAVECAKEADIILFMVDGKKIPDDKDKELFYELQNLGKKLALVVNKIDNDNEKERLWSFYEFGIDDNNLFGISVSHNRGTKRLFDWIAEELPEIEEESNNSDIIDFKELDTGIEDFINPEDDINKKVESNDINVAIIGRTNVGKSSILNALIGEERSVVSPISGTTVDPVDESFEYKDKKITFVDTAGLRRRGKIEGIEKFALMRTKDMLQKANLALVVLDASEELYDLDEKIAGLVDQYGLGTIIVLNKWDENIETFKELETKIRRKFKFLLYAPIIAVSAKTGRSIERLKDKIIDIFNNYSQRIPTSMLNKIVEEALIRHALPSPNGNYLRIYYATQFESNPPRIALIMNKPNLLHFSYKRYLINYLRDNINFEGTPIHIIVRKKGEREEDNSNDTYFQG